From Zea mays cultivar B73 chromosome 3, Zm-B73-REFERENCE-NAM-5.0, whole genome shotgun sequence:
aacgaataactcacagcacgtagattgtctacgtgggaagaccagctcagcgaacacaaggttctgtcctagaaaaccaattccgccgcccacgtccgggcctacacggcgggaggttgacggagatactagagccgctgccggagccgagggagacgtccacggcaccagcccgagaagacgaacaccgcgcagcagggagcccagaCACCATGCCACGGTGGACAATAATCAGAACAGACAGAGCACCACACAGGTGCACTGGTGAGTCAATGGGGCACAGGAGAACCTCGCTGCACAAGAACAGCACCACCTCCACCTTCTTCCTCCAGCAGGATTAACACCAGAACACCAAGAATCGAAGAAATCGATCCAAACCGTGACTGGAACCAAGAGGAGGAATAGAAACAGAGAGCTGGGATTTTTGGCGAGTTGCAGAGCAGGGAACAAGTCTCCATACTTAAGGAACCGAGGGAGAAACGGTTGCAGAAGGGCGGCGTAGAGATCGGCGAGCGCAGAACTGCTCGTCTCCAGAACGCCGCCGCCACCCTGCCTTTTCTCCGCTCGCTCAAGCACGGCTGCTGCTGCCCTAGAAAACATGCCTCTATGGTGGGCTGCTCGGCCACTGGGCCTTGAAGCGGCCCACCCAGCTGGCTCTTTTTTTTTTTTTAATGATAAGGTGAAAACACAAAATCGGACAGCACTTCACACTCTAAAAGGAGCACTGGAAAACAGCCAAAGGCCACTACAGGACTAGAGAAGATAAGAATATCCTTTTCAACTGTCACCAACCAATAATATAAAGTTACTGATTACATTAGCCGACTTGCACAATTGCTCTATAAGAGGCTCAAGCCTGCTGTTGAAATCAATCGGTGTAATAAAGTGTATGAAATTTTTTTCCTGTTAGCCTGCACCTCTAAAACATCAGTTTAGATATCTCTGGCATTATCGCCTATTCGTTCCATCGTCCTTTTAATATAAAACAAGCTAAATCACTAAGCAACTGAACAGCTAAATACCATAACTCAAACCATCCTTCAGTTGCGGGTCCTTCATTTGCCACGACTTCTGAATCGATCCCTTCCCTCTCCCCACATTCTATTACTGGTTGGGTGGGTGGGATCATTTCACCATCCACCGTGAGTTTGACATCGATACCGTTCGCCTCTTCTACTCCACAAGAGACCGGCAATTCGGCCGTATCCACTGATCCCGCATCAGTCTCCACACCATCGCCGTCCATAACTTTCTCATAGAAGCTGCCGTTCTTCGCGTCGTATAGATTCCCCGTGCGCACCTCCTGTGCAAGCACGCAAGGCCAGCAGAATAGCCACTGCGTGTAGTCTGTTAGTGACGCCGATCCGAAGCACCACCTGCTTCTGGGCAGCCCAAATGTCTTCCTCATCTGGATCCTCCAGAAACCACCGTACAGCAGACCAAAGAAACACAGCACGATCCCTGCAGCGCCGATGAAATCACCGAGGACGTAGTTGTGGATGTTCATTGCCGTGACATTGAACACCCAGAACGGCGCAACACACAGAAGCAGGAAGATGACCGTGTGCACATACATGTTGCCGAATCCAAGCCGCTCCATGTTCCACCCAAACACGCAGAACGTGCAGAGGAAAGAGAGGTAGCATGCAGTGGGGTCCTCGCTGCAGTCAAACAGCCCGCCAGCCCATGCGGGATTGCTCACCACAGTTCCTGTTTCAGGCGACTCGACGACCCGAACCGTGCCTGATTCATTGGTTTCTTCATCAGACAGAGCATCGTTGCCTCTGCCAAGAGGACTGTACACTGCGTATAGCCCAGCAAAGACTGGTGCAGCTATGCCTAggatgaagaagaagttgtcGGCAAAATCAGAGCGTGATGTGCTGGGGTAGCCCCAGTACAGCCCACAATCAGCATACTGGCATAAGCAAGTGATGTGGAGGAGGGCAACCACAAAGGATATGTGTGCTCGCTCATTTCGACGGGGCATCTCATTCTTGCAGTAAACTTTCCTGAGCTTAGCAGCGTCCTCTGGCAGCCACCGGCAGAGGAGAACAGTGTGGTGGATGAAATTTGGGTGCTCGTATAAGCTCATGAGGGTGAAGAGGGCGTTAAGTATTTGATTGTCGATCTCTATCCACTGGTTCCTTAAGGGCTTGGAAGGGAATGCGTCGTTCAGCAGTCCCAACATTAGTAAGACTAGCATGCCACCAGAGGCACCAACACAGAGCAGCCATATTAGGAGAGCTATGTTCATAGGATGCTTGAGCCATTTCTTGCATACAGTGAAAACTGAACTCCAGTGGATCGTTCTGATGAACTGAGCATGAAGGCTGCCATGGGCGCCAGTGGATGGAAGCCGGAGTTTTATCAACGGGGAGCAAAGGTTGATCTTCTTTAGCCACTGCACCGAGGGAGTGGCTTCCAGGAAATCAAGAAGCCGTCGCTCATGACGAGCTGCACCTTGCGTTGGTCCATCATGAAGAGCAGGAACTGCGATATGATATTCAGCCAGAAACGGTGAACCTGGATCTGAGCACGGCACATCTTCTATATCATCTTCAGTGGTCCGAGCCATTTATGGAGTGACTGAGGCTTGTGCAAGGGCACAGGATGATTCACTCGGACCACTTTATTATAGAAATTACAGCATCTGTTGCATAAGTGAAAAGAAAAGTGATTTAGAATACTGGATTCCTGAATTCAGTGTATGAGAAACAAATAACTGCAAGAGCAAGACAACATCACAAATTGGGCATATATCCTTAAGAGAGGGGAACCATGGAGTGGCCTCTGGCAAGGGGATGGTTGGACTAGCAGACTACTACGTTCAGATATTTCAGTAAATCTATAGTTGAGCACATGCCGGTAGACTTATATTTGGTATTGTACACATATAATATAGGTGCGACATGACAATTGATGAGTTCCATGATAGTATTACCCAGGTATGAAGGAAAAGTGGAAAGATCTGTGAGTTGCCTCAATGGCATAGGCACAAAAAGAAGCGTACCTCTATTGAATGGAGCTAAACCAGAGAAAGGAGTCCCCTCGAAATGGTCAGAGGGAAAGCTGCGCTAGACTGATCAGGATCCGTAGAGCCACACACTCGACTAACGGCACCTTCACCTAGATCCACCGTGAACCTGCAAGGAGTTTCCTAGATCCATCGTAAACCTGCAAGGAGCTTGCGATGAACACTGGACAGTTGTGGAGGAACCCTGAGCTTGGGGAAAGAAGCGAGCAGAGTAGTCAGTTGACCCTCAATTCCTGACGAATGGCACCGAATTGTAGTCCGgtgaaaggaagaaaaactattcCTTCGGAGGAAGTCTGCAACTTCAGTTCCTTGGACCATACAGGCTTTGTCAATTGTCCCGTGCAAGTACCTCGCGAAGAAAGCAGTTGGGCAGCTTCACACACCTGACGTCACTCCAAAGCAACGCCAACGCGATGAAATGGTTCGTTCCATTGGGCGTGTGGCCAAGGTAAGCGCGCTAGATGTGGTGGCAAGCAGGTCAATCTTGGGCGGCGAGGTGTGTTGGAGCTGGGTGCGCTTACCAAGCAATGTTCCCGGGTCAGACGAAACCAGCCGGCGTTGAAAGCAGGGAAAGCACCTGAATTCCGCAGCCGTCTTCGCGCCGCCGTGCTTTACGCGAGGCCACCGAGGAGGCACTGCAAGATTGACCGTCAGTAAGAACTGATGCTTCCTCAAGATCCACTGCTTCTCCACCGACTGGTCTGGCAGGTCTGCTACTTTGACGAGGCATGGAAACAAGCGAGAGACACGGACATTGCGAGCAAGACCGACGAGAGAACGGGAGGGTTTGGACGCACGCGCGCACCTCGAAGTCCAAGCCTCCGATTCTCGAACACTCCGCGGCGAATATTACCGGTCTCCGTCCTCAACGAGCATAGTCGCGTTGGGGGAGGAGCGAATAGAACCGGAGGGAGGTTTTTCCCAACCCAGATTGAGTAACTTTACAGAGCAACTTTACAACCTAACGTTCCCTCAATCAGCACCCTCCAGCTACCATCTGATGGCTATAGAGATTTCCAAGCTAGCACTCTGGCTTTTTCCATTGCCCCACGCCAACAAGAGAAGGACGCGGGAACAGCGTCGCATTTAGTCGCGTTCCTGCCAACTTGCTCCGTACTGCTCGCGCATCCGCCGCGGCGGACTCCTCGCTGCCGCTCCGCGCCGTTTTCCTCACTGTTGCCGTGCGGCGTCGTCTTCCTCAGCACCGCTCCTCTGCCGCGCCGCCTGACGTCCGCCTGGCTGCGCCGCCCGTCGTCCGGTGCCCAGCCGCGC
This genomic window contains:
- the LOC100501228 gene encoding uncharacterized protein isoform X1; its protein translation is MARTTEDDIEDVPCSDPGSPFLAEYHIAVPALHDGPTQGAARHERRLLDFLEATPSVQWLKKINLCSPLIKLRLPSTGAHGSLHAQFIRTIHWSSVFTVCKKWLKHPMNIALLIWLLCVGASGGMLVLLMLGLLNDAFPSKPLRNQWIEIDNQILNALFTLMSLYEHPNFIHHTVLLCRWLPEDAAKLRKVYCKNEMPRRNERAHISFVVALLHITCLCQYADCGLYWGYPSTSRSDFADNFFFILGIAAPVFAGLYAVYSPLGRGNDALSDEETNESGTVRVVESPETGTVVSNPAWAGGLFDCSEDPTACYLSFLCTFCVFGWNMERLGFGNMYVHTVIFLLLCVAPFWVFNVTAMNIHNYVLGDFIGAAGIVLCFFGLLYGGFWRIQMRKTFGLPRSRWCFGSASLTDYTQWLFCWPCVLAQEVRTGNLYDAKNGSFYEKVMDGDGVETDAGSVDTAELPVSCGVEEANGIDVKLTVDGEMIPPTQPVIECGEREGIDSEVVANEGPATEGWFELWYLAVQLLSDLACFILKGRWNE